Within Candidatus Spechtbacterales bacterium, the genomic segment TTCAGAAAAATTAGAGTACAGATAGTTTTTACCAAACTGTACACCAAGTTTAAGAGCATATCCTTCTCCGATATTAAAGGTCTCACGTCCCGCGCTCTCTTGAAATGCACGCCATTGTGGTGAATTTAAAAATGACATATATATGCATCATAAACAAAAAAACCGCCCAACTCAATGAGAGGTAGTGAGGCCATTGTTGTATTTTTTCCTATCGTGACTCTAAAAGCGACAATCTTTTTTCAAGTTCTGTAACTTTTTGTCTAAGGGCCGGTAAATTTACGGATTCAAGAGTGGTTTCTATGCTCTCTAAACGAGCATCAACTCTGTCCAAGCGCTCATTTGTCATCGTAAAACCTTCTGCTACTTGCTTAACGGAGCTTTTCATATCTTCTGCCACCACATCAAAATGTCTTTTGATTTCTTCCGTCTTGTCGTCAAAGTGTTTCTTGGACTCTTTGGTCTTAGTATCGAAATGTCTTTTTGTTTCTTCCGTCTTTACGTCAAAGTATTCTTTAATTTGTTTTACTTCTTCATTTATCATATAGCTTAATATTAACTTAAAAATATAATAAAATCAACGCAATGAAGAACTTCTAAATATTATACCCGTATGATTTTAATGTATTTTAAAAGTCAAGAATTTCCAAGCAACTTAAGTGACTCCTTAACCTTGCTCTCAGTGCCCTCTAGTCCTTCGGGTAGCTGTTTTAAGGCCTCCTGTGCCTGATGCTTAGAATATCCCAAGCTTTCCAATGCTTCTATAACGTCACTATCACCGCGGATGTCTCCGCCAAGTCCCGCCCACTTGCCACCGAATTTATCTTTAAGTTCTAGGGTTATTTTTTGCGCAATTTTATTACCTATTCCTGAAACGCGGGTTAATACAGATATGTCGCCCTCAGCAATCGCGCGCTGAAGAATATCCAAAGAGGCGGCATTTAAAATATTTAAAGCCCCTTTTGGCCCAACACCGCTAATTCCTATAAGAATTTTAAACATTTCTCTCTCCCCTTTTTCTAAAAACCCATAAAGCTCCGCCGCATTTTCCCGCAGATAGTAGTGAGTATGCATTTCTAAGTCAGAACCTGTTTTATCAATTAATCCAATCGCTGTGCGCTCAACACAAAAAACCTCATAGCCTACGCCGTTTACATCTATAACTACAGAGTTTTCGGAACTATATATTATTTTGCCTTTTAAATAAGAAATCACGATAAATTTTTAATTTTAAATTTAAAATTTTAATTTAATACTTTAATGTTCCAATGTTTTAACCTGCCTACCGGCAGGCAGGAATTCAGTTATTTGAAATTGTTTTGAAATTTGAAATTTAAAATTTGAAATTATAAGAATAAAATCCTTTGTTCTTAGTATATCATTTCCCTCCCTTTAATGCTCCAAGAAATTCGTTAACCGAAAATGTGTTTACAATATCACTTGGCTTTGCCCAACCACGACGAGCTTGAGCTATGCCATAATCCATATATTTAAGCCCGTCCACAGAGTGTGCGTCCGTATTAATACACATCCTTACTCCCGCCTCCACCGCCATGCGTATGTGCTTATCCTTCAGGTCAAGCCGTTCGGGATGCGCATTTATTTCCATAATCGTCCCTGTTTTTTTTGCAACTTTTATTACAGCTTCCATGTCAATGTCTATCGGCGCGCGCTTGTTTATCCTGCGTCCCGTAGGATGAAAAAATATATCCGCGTTAGGGTTGCTTATTGCTTTTATAACACGCTCTGTTTGCTCTTTTCTGCTTAAACCAAAATGCGAATGCACAGAAACTCCCACCACGTCCAATTGCGCTAAAACTTCATCATCTATATCAAGCGAACCGTCTTTCAAAATATCGCACTCCACGCCCGATAAAACTTTTATACCTTTTATTTTTTTATCAACCTCTCTCACTTCCTTTTGATGCTCCAGAAGGCGCTTTTCG encodes:
- the ruvA gene encoding Holliday junction branch migration protein RuvA, with translation MISYLKGKIIYSSENSVVIDVNGVGYEVFCVERTAIGLIDKTGSDLEMHTHYYLRENAAELYGFLEKGEREMFKILIGISGVGPKGALNILNAASLDILQRAIAEGDISVLTRVSGIGNKIAQKITLELKDKFGGKWAGLGGDIRGDSDVIEALESLGYSKHQAQEALKQLPEGLEGTESKVKESLKLLGNS